One part of the Caproiciproducens sp. CPB-2 genome encodes these proteins:
- a CDS encoding HAMP domain-containing sensor histidine kinase, with translation MQKTLFKKYLRITSSIIFISFLFLSFVMLIFFSNYWQTEKRNLLRKNAESVAAIAADSVTSVEDNVYTIHTDRMKAFIAAFSDNIDADIFVTKLNGQIVIASYDSTSGINDGRNVSEEIMKKAISGGYNNQGTMGGIYSQPYYIVGVPINVVNIDGSKTAIGAVFTAYNVRSFNSFRGEILRMFLLAAIAAFMVSFCAVWLFSYKLVQPLRNMAAAARSFGDGNFSVRVPVTSQDEIGQLAIAFNNMASSLSTGENVRRNFIANVSHELKTPMTTIAGFIDGILDGTIPEEKQSHYLNIVSQEVKRLSRLVRTMLDLSRIDSGELKLRPGRFDLTNTILIALLSFEKAIEDKKLEIRGLEDAESLFVDGDPDMIHQVVYNLIENAVKFTNVGGYIEIRILDQPDRTSVVIKNSGPGIAPEELSLIFDRFYKTDKSRSQDKNGMGLGLYIVRTIIKLHGGEINVSSVQNEYCQFEFWLPKINEPHLLKDGSSEQAKE, from the coding sequence ATGCAGAAAACACTGTTTAAAAAGTATCTGCGGATTACCTCCTCGATTATTTTCATCAGCTTTCTGTTCCTGAGCTTCGTCATGCTGATTTTCTTTTCGAACTACTGGCAGACGGAAAAAAGGAACCTGCTGAGGAAGAACGCCGAGAGCGTGGCGGCAATCGCGGCGGACAGCGTTACTTCGGTGGAGGACAACGTCTATACGATCCACACCGACCGGATGAAGGCGTTTATCGCGGCCTTTTCCGACAACATCGACGCGGATATCTTTGTGACAAAGCTGAACGGCCAGATCGTGATCGCCTCCTACGACAGCACCAGCGGGATCAATGACGGCCGGAATGTCAGCGAGGAAATCATGAAAAAGGCGATCTCCGGCGGGTACAACAATCAGGGAACCATGGGCGGAATTTACAGCCAGCCTTATTACATTGTCGGGGTGCCGATCAACGTGGTGAATATCGACGGCAGCAAGACCGCCATTGGCGCCGTGTTCACGGCTTACAATGTGCGGTCGTTCAATTCTTTCCGCGGGGAAATCCTGCGGATGTTCCTGCTGGCCGCTATCGCCGCGTTTATGGTATCCTTCTGCGCGGTGTGGCTGTTCTCCTATAAGCTGGTCCAGCCGCTGCGCAATATGGCCGCGGCGGCGCGCTCCTTCGGGGACGGAAACTTTTCCGTGCGCGTGCCGGTCACCAGCCAGGACGAAATCGGCCAGCTGGCGATCGCCTTCAACAACATGGCGAGTTCCCTCTCCACGGGCGAAAACGTAAGGCGCAATTTTATCGCAAACGTATCGCACGAGCTGAAAACGCCGATGACGACGATCGCGGGCTTTATCGACGGGATCCTGGACGGCACGATTCCCGAGGAGAAGCAGAGCCATTATCTGAATATCGTCTCGCAGGAGGTCAAAAGGCTGTCCCGGCTGGTGCGCACCATGCTGGACCTTTCCAGAATCGACAGCGGCGAGCTGAAGCTCCGCCCGGGAAGGTTTGACCTGACCAATACGATTCTGATCGCGCTTCTGTCCTTTGAAAAGGCGATTGAAGACAAGAAGCTGGAAATCCGCGGGCTGGAGGATGCGGAAAGCCTGTTTGTGGACGGCGATCCGGACATGATTCATCAGGTCGTGTATAATCTGATAGAAAACGCGGTCAAGTTTACCAATGTGGGCGGGTATATCGAGATCAGGATCCTTGACCAGCCCGACAGGACCAGCGTCGTGATCAAAAACAGCGGTCCGGGTATTGCTCCGGAGGAGCTTTCGCTGATTTTCGACCGTTTCTACAAGACCGACAAGTCCCGCAGCCAGGATAAAAACGGGATGGGCCTGGGATTGTATATCGTCCGTACGATTATTAAGCTGCACGGTGGGGAAATTAATGTCAGCAGCGTGCAGAATGAATATTGTCAGTTTGAATTCTGGCTGCCCAAAATCAACGAGCCGCACCTGTTAAAGGACGGATCATCCGAGCAGGCCAAAGAATAA
- a CDS encoding response regulator transcription factor, whose product MPAGKILVVDDDQNICELLRLYIEKEGFEVAIANDGRKALEAFDAEAPDLIMLDIMLPELDGWQVCREIRKKSQCPIIMLTAKGEVFDKVLGLELGADDYVVKPFEAKEVVARIKAVLRRLGKNSEELVKEVKYDKLSINLTNYELRVNGVQVDTPPKEMELIYHLASNPNRVFTRDQLLDEVWGFDYYGDSRTVDVHVKRLREKLEGVSDKWALKTVWGVGYKFEVKE is encoded by the coding sequence ATGCCGGCTGGAAAAATTTTAGTGGTTGATGACGACCAGAATATATGTGAGCTGCTGAGGCTTTATATCGAAAAGGAAGGCTTTGAGGTTGCGATCGCCAACGACGGACGCAAGGCGCTGGAGGCTTTTGACGCGGAAGCCCCCGACCTGATTATGCTCGACATCATGCTGCCCGAGCTGGACGGCTGGCAGGTCTGCCGGGAAATCCGCAAGAAATCGCAGTGCCCGATCATCATGCTTACCGCAAAAGGCGAGGTCTTTGACAAGGTGCTCGGACTGGAGCTGGGCGCGGACGACTACGTGGTGAAGCCGTTTGAGGCAAAGGAGGTCGTGGCCAGAATTAAGGCCGTGCTGCGCCGCCTGGGCAAAAACAGCGAGGAGCTGGTGAAAGAGGTCAAATACGACAAGCTTTCCATCAACCTTACGAACTACGAGCTGCGGGTCAACGGCGTTCAGGTCGACACGCCGCCGAAGGAAATGGAACTGATTTACCACCTTGCGAGCAACCCGAACCGCGTTTTTACGCGCGACCAGCTGCTCGACGAGGTGTGGGGCTTCGATTATTACGGCGACAGCCGGACCGTGGACGTGCACGTCAAGCGCCTGCGTGAGAAACTGGAAGGCGTCTCCGACAAGTGGGCGCTCAAAACGGTCTGGGGCGTCGGTTATAAATTTGAAGTTAAGGAATAA
- a CDS encoding IS3 family transposase, producing MSFIRHPAAYGAVSTLSAERVFPVWKLCGFLHITRSAYYRWLKHPKSSRELENELIAGEVEKIHSLHTDMGYRRIRDELDRHHGIHVNDKRVLRIDRALHIQSSVKYRRHGCTKSAASPEYIAKNYLNRKFYADAPNRKWLTDVTEFKYFIGPEIRKVYLSAILDLYDRRIVAYAVGDHNDNRLVFNTLDAAVAANPDAHPLFHSDRGYQYTSRSFHSKLHAAKMKQSMSRVAHCIDNGPMEGFWGILKREMYYGRKFTDRKQITQAISEYIYFYNYRRLQRRLSVMTPMEFHAQYAKAA from the coding sequence TTGAGCTTCATCAGGCATCCGGCGGCTTACGGCGCGGTAAGCACGCTGTCTGCGGAACGGGTATTCCCTGTTTGGAAACTCTGCGGCTTTCTGCACATCACGCGCTCGGCGTATTACAGATGGCTGAAGCACCCGAAAAGCAGCCGCGAGTTGGAAAACGAACTCATCGCAGGCGAGGTCGAGAAAATCCATAGCCTGCATACGGATATGGGATACCGCAGAATACGGGATGAGTTGGACAGGCATCATGGCATTCATGTCAACGACAAGCGAGTACTCCGCATCGACCGTGCACTTCATATTCAGTCCAGCGTCAAATACCGTCGGCACGGGTGCACAAAAAGTGCGGCATCGCCGGAATACATTGCCAAAAACTATTTGAACCGCAAATTTTATGCGGACGCTCCGAACCGAAAATGGTTGACCGATGTAACGGAATTCAAGTATTTCATCGGCCCGGAAATCCGCAAGGTTTATCTGAGCGCTATTCTGGACTTGTACGACCGGCGCATCGTTGCCTATGCCGTAGGCGATCATAATGACAACAGGTTGGTATTCAATACGCTGGATGCTGCCGTGGCCGCTAATCCGGACGCACACCCGCTATTTCACAGTGACCGGGGGTACCAGTATACCAGCCGTTCTTTTCACTCGAAATTGCATGCCGCCAAGATGAAGCAAAGCATGTCCAGAGTGGCGCACTGTATTGACAATGGGCCGATGGAAGGCTTTTGGGGTATCCTCAAACGGGAAATGTACTATGGACGCAAATTCACCGACCGGAAACAGATCACGCAAGCCATTTCAGAGTATATTTACTTTTACAACTACCGGCGACTGCAGCGCCGATTGTCTGTTATGACACCCATGGAGTTCCATGCACAGTACGCAAAAGCTGCGTAA
- a CDS encoding helix-turn-helix domain-containing protein, whose product MPNRKKTTAEEKIRIVELYLSGKIGYSEAGKQAGVDCKTIARWVSRYKTEGPAGFLTHGHDRAYGKETKLSAVLDYLAGKGSLQEICEKYGIRDTRQLRDWLRVYNCHEDFRIHTGGSRMTKGRDTTAKERMEIVKACIVNGNDYGGTALKYRVSYQQVYTWTRKYRNMGRAGLEDRRGHRAGTLPSRTPEEELRDKVAQLERKNYDLEMENALLKKVKELERRRR is encoded by the coding sequence ATGCCGAATAGGAAGAAGACAACAGCCGAAGAAAAGATCCGTATTGTAGAATTGTATTTGTCAGGCAAAATTGGATACAGCGAAGCAGGAAAACAGGCGGGAGTAGATTGCAAGACGATTGCGCGTTGGGTCAGTCGGTACAAGACGGAAGGGCCTGCGGGGTTTCTGACCCACGGACACGACCGGGCATACGGCAAGGAAACGAAACTATCGGCAGTTTTGGATTATCTTGCTGGGAAAGGTTCTCTTCAGGAAATCTGCGAAAAGTACGGAATCCGTGATACCCGGCAGCTCAGGGATTGGCTGAGGGTATATAATTGTCATGAAGACTTCAGGATACATACGGGAGGGAGTCGCATGACGAAGGGCCGGGATACAACCGCGAAAGAACGGATGGAGATCGTAAAAGCGTGTATCGTCAACGGGAATGATTACGGCGGTACAGCGCTTAAGTATCGAGTTTCTTACCAGCAGGTTTACACCTGGACGAGGAAATACCGAAATATGGGCAGGGCGGGGCTGGAGGACCGGCGGGGACACCGGGCCGGGACGCTTCCGAGCCGGACGCCGGAAGAAGAACTCAGAGACAAGGTTGCTCAGCTTGAACGGAAAAACTATGATCTGGAAATGGAGAACGCTCTGTTAAAAAAAGTGAAGGAATTGGAGAGGAGGCGACGTTGA
- the leuD gene encoding 3-isopropylmalate dehydratase small subunit, whose product MNAHGFVHKYGDNVDTDVIIPARYLNTASHAELASHCMEDIDRDFVKNVKKGDIIVAAKNFGCGSSREHAPIAIQASGVSCVIASTFARIFYRNAINIGLPILECAQAAEDIRAGDEVEVDFDTGVIKNLSSGKSYKAQPFPPFIQNIIAKGGLLNSIMK is encoded by the coding sequence ATGAACGCACACGGATTTGTACACAAATACGGGGACAACGTCGACACGGACGTGATTATTCCCGCGAGATACCTGAACACCGCCTCTCACGCGGAGCTGGCGTCGCACTGCATGGAGGATATCGACAGGGATTTTGTAAAGAATGTAAAAAAAGGCGACATCATTGTCGCGGCGAAAAATTTTGGCTGCGGCTCCTCGCGCGAACACGCGCCGATCGCGATTCAGGCCAGCGGGGTGTCCTGCGTGATCGCGTCCACCTTTGCCCGCATTTTTTACCGCAACGCCATCAACATCGGGCTGCCGATTCTGGAATGCGCACAGGCCGCCGAGGATATCCGGGCGGGCGACGAGGTGGAGGTCGATTTCGACACCGGCGTGATTAAAAACCTGTCCAGCGGGAAAAGCTATAAGGCTCAGCCGTTTCCGCCTTTTATTCAGAATATCATCGCAAAGGGCGGATTGTTAAACAGCATCATGAAATAA
- the leuC gene encoding 3-isopropylmalate dehydratase large subunit, whose protein sequence is MGMTMTQKILAAHAGLEHVEAGQLIEAKLDLVLGNDITSPVAINEFEKCGASSVFDQDKIALVLDHFTPNKDIKAAEQCRQVRGFAEKYSITNFFDVGQMGIEHALLPEQGLVGPGDCVIGADSHTCTYGALGAFSTGVGSTDMAAGMISGKTWFKVPSAIRIVLKNKPAKWVSGKDVILHLIGTIGVDGALYRSLEFTGEGVRALSMDDRLSIANMAIEAGAKNGIFPVDEVTLAYEKDRFQREPVVYAADEDAVYDETYEIDLSQLRPTVAFPHLPENTRVIDDVGEIRIDQSVIGSCTNGRIEDLRIAASILKGRKVARHVRCIVLPGTQAIYLQALREGLAEIFVEAGAVFSTPTCGPCLGGHMGILGKGERAVSTTNRNFVGRMGHVESEVYLASPAVAAASAVAGCIADPDKLD, encoded by the coding sequence ATGGGAATGACGATGACGCAGAAGATTCTGGCCGCGCACGCCGGGCTGGAGCATGTGGAGGCCGGGCAGCTGATCGAGGCGAAGCTGGACCTGGTGCTTGGCAACGACATCACCTCGCCGGTGGCTATCAACGAGTTTGAAAAATGCGGGGCTTCGTCGGTTTTTGATCAGGATAAGATCGCTTTAGTGCTGGACCATTTTACGCCGAACAAGGACATCAAAGCGGCGGAGCAGTGCCGTCAGGTGCGCGGCTTCGCGGAGAAATACAGCATTACCAATTTCTTCGACGTGGGGCAGATGGGCATTGAGCACGCGCTGCTGCCGGAGCAGGGACTGGTCGGCCCGGGCGACTGCGTCATCGGCGCGGATTCCCACACCTGTACCTACGGCGCGCTCGGCGCGTTTTCCACAGGCGTCGGTTCCACCGACATGGCGGCGGGCATGATTTCCGGAAAGACATGGTTCAAGGTCCCTTCCGCCATCCGGATTGTGCTGAAAAACAAACCCGCCAAATGGGTCAGCGGCAAGGACGTGATCCTGCACCTGATCGGAACGATCGGGGTGGACGGCGCGCTGTACCGCTCGCTGGAATTCACCGGCGAAGGGGTGAGGGCGCTTTCGATGGACGACCGTCTCAGCATTGCGAACATGGCGATCGAGGCCGGGGCCAAGAACGGCATCTTCCCGGTGGACGAAGTGACGCTTGCCTACGAAAAGGACCGCTTCCAGCGGGAGCCGGTGGTCTACGCGGCGGACGAAGACGCCGTTTACGACGAGACCTATGAAATCGACCTGTCGCAACTCAGGCCGACGGTTGCGTTTCCGCATCTGCCGGAGAACACCAGAGTCATTGACGACGTGGGGGAAATCAGGATCGACCAGAGCGTCATCGGCTCCTGCACCAACGGGCGGATCGAGGACCTGCGCATCGCGGCTTCCATCCTGAAGGGCAGGAAGGTGGCCAGGCACGTGCGGTGCATCGTCCTGCCGGGCACACAGGCCATTTATCTGCAGGCCCTGCGCGAAGGGCTGGCGGAAATCTTTGTGGAGGCCGGCGCCGTGTTCAGCACGCCGACCTGCGGCCCATGCCTCGGCGGGCATATGGGGATTCTGGGCAAAGGGGAACGCGCGGTTTCCACGACGAACCGCAATTTTGTGGGCCGCATGGGACATGTGGAATCGGAGGTATATCTTGCCAGCCCGGCCGTTGCCGCGGCGAGCGCCGTGGCGGGCTGTATTGCCGACCCGGATAAACTGGACTGA
- a CDS encoding Crp/Fnr family transcriptional regulator, with the protein MELFPQKNIGGVLERSHTPRSYGKDRMIYWQEAPAGEFYYLKRGKVKIFLSSESGMEKTLTVLEPGSIFGEAAFFDGMPRVSSAKTLVKSEIITVTRQSLMDCIRREPQLAMYLLTYLSQTIRMLSAQVNSMTFLQADQRLARLLLSLEKNGTVSATHDDLAGLAGVSRVTVSRILTRFAQRGWTAARYREVEILDEAGLKGFIEE; encoded by the coding sequence ATGGAGCTTTTTCCGCAAAAAAACATAGGGGGCGTGTTGGAAAGATCCCACACGCCCCGCAGCTACGGAAAAGACCGTATGATTTACTGGCAGGAGGCCCCCGCCGGTGAATTTTATTATTTAAAGCGCGGAAAGGTAAAAATTTTCCTCAGCTCGGAAAGCGGCATGGAAAAAACCCTCACCGTTCTGGAGCCGGGAAGCATCTTCGGCGAAGCGGCCTTTTTCGACGGGATGCCGAGAGTTTCCAGCGCCAAAACGCTGGTAAAATCCGAGATCATCACGGTCACCCGGCAAAGCCTGATGGACTGTATCCGCCGGGAGCCGCAGCTCGCCATGTATCTGCTCACCTATCTGTCGCAGACCATCCGCATGCTTTCCGCCCAGGTCAATTCCATGACCTTTCTGCAGGCCGACCAGCGGCTTGCGCGGCTGCTGCTCAGCCTGGAAAAAAACGGAACCGTGTCCGCCACCCACGACGATCTGGCCGGGCTCGCGGGCGTGTCGCGCGTGACCGTCAGCCGCATCCTGACCCGGTTCGCACAAAGGGGCTGGACCGCCGCCCGCTACCGGGAGGTGGAAATTTTAGATGAAGCGGGGCTGAAAGGCTTTATCGAAGAATAA
- a CDS encoding PRD domain-containing protein, whose protein sequence is MQIRKVLNSSVVLVADNAGEESILLGKGIGYDRKAGEEIARQPSDRVFIPLSNPDAQPMLKLFSTIPSVYLELTQEIVADAEKTLNEKLSSHIYLMLTDHMHFAVERQQKGLIVTNRVFWEIKHFYRKEFDVGVRGLQRTKELLNVELPEEEAGNIAFHIVNARKDIGAGFDAMQAARLIRDLANIVTYSIHYQGDTDSINYSRFISHLQFFAERFFSAKLMDSKDDFLYQQMQKAYPEAMACAEKTRTYVLRNYNVFLPNEEVAYLALHVARLVDTSEKHELTEQPGEG, encoded by the coding sequence ATGCAAATACGGAAGGTGCTGAACAGCAGCGTTGTGCTGGTGGCTGATAATGCCGGGGAAGAGTCTATTTTATTGGGCAAGGGTATTGGCTATGACCGTAAGGCCGGGGAGGAGATCGCCCGTCAGCCTTCCGACCGGGTATTTATCCCTTTGTCTAATCCGGATGCGCAGCCAATGCTAAAACTGTTTTCGACGATTCCTTCAGTGTATCTGGAACTGACGCAGGAAATTGTTGCCGATGCCGAGAAAACTTTGAACGAAAAGCTATCATCTCATATCTATCTGATGCTGACAGATCATATGCATTTTGCAGTAGAGCGGCAGCAAAAAGGATTGATTGTAACAAATCGTGTTTTTTGGGAGATTAAGCATTTCTACCGCAAGGAGTTTGATGTGGGGGTACGGGGACTCCAGCGGACGAAGGAACTTTTGAATGTTGAACTGCCGGAAGAGGAGGCGGGCAACATAGCGTTCCATATCGTGAATGCCCGCAAGGACATTGGCGCGGGTTTTGATGCCATGCAGGCTGCCAGGCTGATTAGAGATTTGGCCAACATCGTTACTTATAGCATACATTATCAGGGAGACACGGATAGTATCAATTATTCCCGCTTTATCAGCCACCTGCAATTTTTTGCGGAACGCTTTTTTTCGGCTAAGTTGATGGACAGCAAAGACGATTTCCTGTATCAACAGATGCAAAAGGCCTATCCTGAGGCTATGGCTTGTGCCGAAAAAACCAGGACCTATGTTTTGCGGAATTATAATGTGTTTCTGCCCAACGAAGAGGTTGCGTATTTGGCGCTGCATGTGGCCCGTTTGGTTGATACATCCGAAAAACACGAGCTGACAGAGCAGCCGGGCGAAGGATGA
- a CDS encoding glycoside hydrolase family 1 protein produces MSFPKGFFWGGALAANQVEGAWNVDGKGPSVADVATYKPGTDVKDYKAHVAMNDEVIAVALADPNDTYYPKRRGIDFYHRYKEDLTLFAEMGFTMLRISIAWSRIFPTGEETKPNEKGLQFYSSLFAEMHRLHIEPLVTLSHYEMPLALATKYNGWADRRVIERFVRFCHVCFERYKNDVKYWLTFNEVDSVIRHPFTTAGIVPSRVPEDKLLETCYQALHHQFVASALVVRDCHQIIPGSKVGCMLTKLTTYARTCAPEDELATQAKNLENLFYADVQVWGEYPRLILKMFERKGINLKTEPGDAEILKTGCVDFVSFSYYMSMTESADPKAERTPGNTVLGVKNPYLPTNDWGWQVDPKGLRYSLIELYDRYRLPLMVVENGIGAKDTVEEDGSIHDFYRIEYFRQHISEMSKAIDEGVEMLGYTSWAPIDLISASTNQMSKRYGFIYVDQDDMGQGSLTRSRKDSFAWYKKVIATNGGDLT; encoded by the coding sequence ATGAGTTTTCCCAAAGGCTTTTTCTGGGGTGGAGCCCTGGCTGCAAATCAGGTGGAAGGCGCCTGGAACGTAGACGGAAAAGGACCCAGCGTGGCGGATGTCGCCACCTATAAGCCCGGCACGGATGTGAAAGATTACAAGGCTCACGTAGCCATGAACGACGAGGTAATCGCAGTCGCTTTGGCGGACCCCAATGACACCTACTACCCCAAGCGCCGCGGTATCGATTTCTATCACCGCTATAAGGAAGACCTGACACTGTTCGCCGAGATGGGTTTTACCATGTTGCGTATTTCGATCGCATGGAGTCGCATCTTTCCAACGGGAGAAGAAACCAAGCCCAACGAAAAGGGCTTGCAGTTTTACAGCAGCCTGTTTGCGGAAATGCACCGCTTGCACATTGAACCTCTTGTGACTCTGAGCCATTACGAGATGCCCTTGGCCCTGGCCACCAAATACAACGGCTGGGCTGACCGCAGGGTGATCGAACGTTTTGTCCGCTTCTGCCACGTTTGTTTTGAGAGATACAAAAATGATGTGAAATATTGGTTGACCTTCAATGAGGTGGACAGCGTTATCCGTCATCCCTTCACGACGGCGGGCATTGTCCCCAGCCGCGTGCCTGAAGATAAGCTGCTGGAAACCTGCTATCAGGCGCTGCACCACCAGTTTGTGGCCAGCGCGCTGGTAGTCAGGGACTGCCATCAGATAATCCCCGGCAGCAAGGTAGGCTGTATGCTGACCAAGCTGACCACCTACGCCCGTACCTGCGCCCCGGAAGATGAGCTGGCGACTCAGGCGAAAAACCTGGAAAACCTGTTTTATGCCGATGTTCAAGTTTGGGGGGAATATCCGCGCCTGATCCTGAAAATGTTCGAGAGAAAGGGCATAAACCTGAAGACCGAACCGGGCGACGCCGAGATTCTAAAAACCGGCTGTGTGGATTTTGTCTCTTTCAGTTATTATATGTCGATGACGGAATCAGCAGATCCCAAAGCCGAGCGAACCCCGGGCAACACCGTGCTGGGCGTAAAGAATCCGTATCTGCCTACCAACGACTGGGGCTGGCAAGTGGATCCGAAGGGGCTGCGGTACAGCCTGATTGAGCTATATGACCGGTATCGCCTGCCGCTGATGGTCGTAGAAAACGGCATTGGCGCCAAGGATACAGTGGAAGAGGACGGCTCTATTCACGACTTTTACCGCATTGAATATTTTCGTCAGCATATCAGCGAAATGAGCAAAGCAATTGATGAAGGCGTGGAGATGCTGGGGTACACCAGTTGGGCACCCATCGACCTGATTTCTGCCTCTACCAATCAGATGAGTAAGCGGTATGGCTTCATTTATGTGGATCAGGACGATATGGGTCAGGGTTCCCTGACCCGCAGCCGCAAAGACAGCTTTGCATGGTACAAAAAGGTGATCGCAACCAACGGCGGAGATTTGACCTGA
- a CDS encoding beta-glucoside-specific PTS transporter subunit IIABC, which produces MKNYKQTAADVLHLVGGKKNVVQLEHCSTRLRFTLVDPAKADTAALKKTPGVMGVISSGPQCQVVIGNDVIEVYNELMKLGDFANGKVVSVSKGGKKNIGGIILDYMVGIFQPLVPAIAGAGVLKAMLTIFTTFGLLTTDMVAYKVFAGVADAALYYLPVLVAFTTANKFNCNKLVAVSLAAAMIHPNTAALLGTEGGAYLFGFKLQSIGYTGQVFPSVLIVMFMASLEHWCNKWCPKVIRIFFVPLLCLAVGFPVGLLVLGPLGYNIGALLTAAILALYNTLGWLAVAIVAAILPFMVSLGMHKALVPYAVSSIASPGFDMLYLPASLAHNIAEGGACLAVALKTKDEKLRSTAISAGISGLFGITEPALYGVTLQHKKVMTSVVASSFVGGLFIGLMKVKAFAAVGPGIASMAMYIDAGNSMNFIWAIVGFVISVVASFVLTLILYRDDAGEPSKEAAPGVVTDSTVCSPLQGKTIPLSEVKDEVFSKEILGTGMAVVPERGELYAPADGTVEQVLESKHAISMVTSTGAELLIHIGVDTVKLEGKGFAPQVKNGDAVKQGQLLMKFDIDAIKAAGYDVTTPIVVTNGDSFIMTPAAEGVVAPGVALMKLEAVK; this is translated from the coding sequence ATGAAAAACTATAAGCAAACCGCAGCGGATGTTCTGCATCTGGTCGGCGGTAAAAAAAATGTGGTACAGTTGGAACACTGCTCTACCCGGCTGCGTTTTACTCTTGTGGACCCCGCAAAGGCAGATACCGCTGCGTTGAAAAAAACGCCCGGTGTTATGGGCGTGATTAGCAGTGGACCCCAGTGCCAGGTTGTCATTGGCAACGATGTGATTGAAGTATATAATGAGTTGATGAAGCTTGGTGACTTTGCTAATGGAAAAGTCGTTTCCGTTAGCAAAGGTGGAAAAAAGAACATCGGTGGTATCATTCTGGATTATATGGTCGGTATCTTCCAGCCGCTGGTTCCCGCAATTGCCGGTGCCGGCGTACTCAAGGCTATGTTGACCATCTTTACCACCTTTGGCTTGCTGACCACCGATATGGTGGCGTACAAGGTATTTGCCGGCGTGGCAGATGCCGCACTATACTATTTGCCTGTTCTGGTCGCCTTTACCACCGCAAACAAGTTCAACTGCAACAAGTTGGTGGCCGTTTCCTTGGCTGCCGCCATGATTCACCCTAACACTGCGGCGTTATTGGGCACGGAGGGCGGTGCTTATCTGTTCGGCTTCAAGCTACAAAGCATCGGCTATACCGGTCAAGTGTTCCCCTCCGTCCTGATCGTCATGTTTATGGCGTCTTTGGAGCACTGGTGCAATAAATGGTGCCCCAAGGTCATCCGCATCTTCTTTGTGCCCCTGTTGTGCCTTGCCGTCGGATTCCCGGTCGGCCTGCTGGTGCTCGGACCTTTGGGCTACAACATCGGCGCCTTGCTGACTGCCGCTATTCTGGCTTTGTATAACACTTTGGGCTGGTTGGCCGTTGCCATCGTAGCCGCAATTCTGCCCTTTATGGTCTCCTTGGGTATGCACAAGGCGCTGGTGCCCTACGCTGTCTCTTCCATCGCAAGCCCTGGCTTCGATATGCTGTACCTGCCTGCCTCTCTGGCACACAATATCGCTGAAGGCGGTGCCTGCCTGGCGGTTGCCCTGAAGACCAAGGATGAAAAACTGCGCTCCACCGCTATTTCCGCCGGTATCTCCGGTCTGTTTGGCATTACAGAGCCCGCTCTGTATGGTGTAACCTTGCAGCACAAAAAGGTGATGACTTCCGTGGTGGCCTCCAGCTTCGTCGGCGGCCTGTTCATCGGCCTGATGAAGGTCAAAGCTTTTGCTGCCGTGGGCCCCGGCATTGCCTCCATGGCAATGTACATCGATGCCGGTAACAGCATGAACTTTATCTGGGCAATTGTGGGCTTTGTTATTTCTGTTGTGGCCTCCTTCGTGCTCACCCTGATTCTGTATAGGGACGATGCAGGAGAGCCTTCTAAGGAAGCTGCACCCGGGGTTGTTACCGATTCTACCGTTTGTAGTCCTCTGCAGGGCAAGACGATTCCCCTGAGCGAAGTAAAGGACGAGGTGTTCTCCAAGGAAATTCTGGGTACCGGCATGGCGGTAGTGCCCGAAAGGGGTGAACTGTATGCCCCCGCTGATGGCACAGTTGAACAGGTGTTAGAGTCCAAGCACGCCATTTCCATGGTTACCTCCACTGGCGCCGAATTGCTGATTCATATTGGCGTAGATACTGTCAAGCTGGAAGGCAAGGGCTTTGCGCCTCAGGTAAAAAACGGTGATGCTGTGAAACAAGGCCAGCTTTTGATGAAATTTGATATTGATGCTATCAAGGCGGCGGGGTACGATGTAACTACACCCATTGTTGTGACAAACGGTGATTCCTTCATCATGACTCCGGCAGCCGAGGGTGTAGTGGCACCCGGTGTTGCCCTGATGAAACTGGAGGCTGTAAAATGA